The following proteins are co-located in the bacterium genome:
- a CDS encoding DUF892 family protein: MEFSMSKIANLKDLFIEQLRDRYDSANRQLGFFPTLLKEAKTPELRKVIEELQKKTRHHLETLENIFLELDADIGGEGCEATRGLIHEATEIISRSTDLQVREAGIAVSIQHLNHHDISGFGTCQAYAKTLGYKKIMETVGHMLNDEKNIDRELTNISTHSLNEEAMNPILG; the protein is encoded by the coding sequence ATGGAGTTTAGTATGAGTAAGATTGCAAACTTGAAGGACCTCTTTATTGAACAACTCAGAGACCGATACGATTCAGCAAATCGACAACTTGGCTTCTTTCCGACTTTGCTGAAAGAAGCGAAAACACCCGAACTTCGAAAAGTCATTGAAGAGCTTCAGAAAAAGACTCGACATCATCTTGAGACATTGGAAAATATCTTCCTTGAGCTTGACGCTGATATTGGGGGAGAAGGATGCGAAGCGACCCGTGGTCTCATTCATGAGGCGACTGAAATCATTAGTCGCTCAACCGACCTTCAAGTCCGAGAAGCTGGAATTGCCGTCTCCATTCAACATCTTAACCATCATGACATCTCTGGATTTGGCACCTGCCAAGCCTACGCGAAAACCCTAGGGTATAAAAAGATCATGGAGACTGTGGGTCATATGCTCAATGATGAAAAAAATATTGATCGTGAATTAACAAACATATCTACCCACTCTCTCAACGAGGAAGCTATGAACCCTATTCTGGGATAA